Proteins from one Pagrus major chromosome 1, Pma_NU_1.0 genomic window:
- the LOC140999613 gene encoding histone H4 gives MSGRGKGGKGLGKGGAKRHRKVLRDNIQGITKPAIRRLARRGGVKRISGLIYEETRGVLKVFLENVIRDAVTYTEHAKRKTVTAMDVVYALKRQGRTLYGFGG, from the coding sequence ATGAGCGGAAGAGGCAAAGGAGGTAAAGGACTCGGTAAAGGAGGCGCCAAGCGTCACCGTAAAGTCCTCCGTGATAACATCCAGGGAATCACCAAGCCCGCTATCCGCCGTCTGGCTCGCCGCGGTGGAGTCAAGCGTATCTCCGGTCTGATCTACGAGGAGACCCGCGGTGTGCTCAAGGTTTTCCTGGAGAACGTCATCCGTGATGCCGTCACCTACACCGAGCACGCCAAGAGAAAGACCGTGACCGCCATGGATGTGGTGTATGCGCTGAAGAGGCAGGGACGCACCCTGTACGGCTTCGGAGGTTAA